The stretch of DNA TGACCGTATCCACCTCCATTCCGTAGCATTCGTGTTCTCCAGTATTTCTCCCACACGGTGAGCTACGAATGGCTTGAAATTACGGGGATCCGATCGTATCCAGTGCCAGGCTGTAGTGGAATCGGTCCACAGAATCCGCCTTACAACACTTATTGTGTGATTTTCCTGCACAAATTTTAGCATGCGTGTTCCAAGAACACAAGCTTGAAGCTCAAGTCTTGGGATAGACATAGGCTTAAGAGGGGCAACCTTAGCTTTCCCAGATACCAGGGAGCAGCGTATAACTCCCTTTTCATCCTTGACACGAAAGTAAACTGCACAGGAGTACGCCGTTGGACTCGCATCTACGAAGACGTGCTGTTGGCCCCGTTTGTAGGTTTGTTCGTTTGCTCGAGGAAAGTAGCATCTCGGGATTCTTATTGTAGACACGAACTCAATCATTTCCACCCATTTTCTCCAACGGTCGTAGGACACGTCTCCAATAGCTTCATCCCAATCGGTTCCTGCGCGCCACAAATCCTGAATCAGGACCTTACCGTGTATGAGAAACGGCGCAAGCAGTCCGAGCGGATCAAACAGCGTCATCACGCAGCGAAGTACCTGTCGTTTGGTTGGCACGTCACCCCTTTCGATTAGAGCTCGTACCTCGTCGCTCATTCGTGTAGAAAAGCAGAGCTCATCCACAGTTGGCTTCCAGAGCATTCCTAGGACTCGTTCCGTTGCTTCACCAACTCCAATGTATAAGTTCTTGCTGTCAACTGCTTTAGTTTCTCCCAGATGTCGCGGAATTTCATTACAGTTTGATTTCCAGTTACGTAGATTGAAACCTCCATCACGGTGCACACTTTGCACATCTTCCGCTACCTGCTTCGCTTCCTCGACACTACCGAAGCTATCCAAGTAGTCATCGACGTAGTGACTTTCTAAGAATACCATCCACGGCCCGAGGGAACTGTTCTGCATGTTCTTTTGCGTTCAGGTTTTTGACGAACTGTGCCGACGCAGGAGAACAAGTTGCTCCGAAAGTCGCCACATCCATGACGAACACCTCCAATGGCTGTGTTTTATATTTCCGGTACAAAAAGCAGAGCGCATACTTGTCTGCCGCTCGTATGAAGATTTGGTGGAACATCTCCTGTAAATCCGCATTGACTGCCACCCAGAAATGCTGAAATCGATAGAGAACTGCAGGCAACGCTGTGAGCTGGTCCGGACCTTTTAACAGCATACTGTTCAACGAGACGCCTCCAACTTTTGCTGAAGCATCCCAAACAACCCTCACTTTCCCGGGCTTGTTGGGATTGGTCACAACACCCAAGGGTAGAAACCATGTTCTCGCTGGATTCGCTTTCTGGAATTCTTCCGGCGTCACACGGTGAGCATAACCTTTATCTTGGTATTCTTGGATTTGTCGATGGAAATTCTCGTGCAAAGCAGGATCCTTGTCAAGTTTACGCTCGAGGCATTGCAGCCTACGCACAGCCATGGGATAGCTATCGGGAAGATGGATGTCGTCTTTTTCCACAGTAGGCCTGTTTCAAAATGGTCATTCACCCGTTTCGTTGTCTGCTCTAGTATTGTGCTCGTTCCTCTTCCTTGCTGAGAGCGACGTGAATCGTAGTTCCTGTCTCTTCTACAGCGAAAAACTGCTTCAAAGTTTCCTTTTCCTGTATTTCACTGCTGCTGTCACACTTACAGACATGGAAGCTGTAACCTTCCGTTAGTTGCTCTACTTGTTGTCCGTACACGCACCATCCCAATCGTGTTTTTACTGCAGATGGCCCATCTCCCTCACGTATTTTCAGAGGCAGTGCCAACCGCAAATTATCGAGACCGATGAGAATTTTCGGAACTGCTCCTTGATAGCTCTGTATTGGAATTTGGCTAAGATATGGATATCCTTCAGCAGCTTTGCCATAGTTGAAACTCTGACTTGGCAAATTGAGATTTTCTCTCGCGTTGGCCAGCTTGAACTGCCGCATCTGACCTACTCCTGATATTACAACTGTAACCACTTTAGAGTTCTTCTCCATGCGAGATGTGTTCCCAGTCCATCGTAGGCAGAGCGGTTGCGAACTTCCACTTATCCCTAATTGAGTCACTAATTCACCTTCGATGAGCGTCAGCGACGAGCCTTCGTCCAGGAACGCGAATGTGTTTATCCGTCCTGTGGTACCGTAGAGCGTGACGGGAACGATTCTGAAGGGGACAC from Toxorhynchites rutilus septentrionalis strain SRP chromosome 3, ASM2978413v1, whole genome shotgun sequence encodes:
- the LOC129773876 gene encoding uncharacterized protein LOC129773876 is translated as MQNSSLGPWMVFLESHYVDDYLDSFGSVEEAKQVAEDVQSVHRDGGFNLRNWKSNCNEIPRHLGETKAVDSKNLYIGVGEATERVLGMLWKPTVDELCFSTRMSDEVRALIERGDVPTKRQVLRCVMTLFDPLGLLAPFLIHGKVLIQDLWRAGTDWDEAIGDVSYDRWRKWVEMIEFVSTIRIPRCYFPRANEQTYKRGQQHVFVDASPTAYSCAVYFRVKDEKGVIRCSLVSGKAKVAPLKPMSIPRLELQACVLGTRMLKFVQENHTISVVRRILWTDSTTAWHWIRSDPRNFKPFVAHRVGEILENTNATEWRWIRSHSADEATKWGCGPYFSEESQWFDGPKFLLKSECDWPCSTPPSVNIPEEIRPSVLHHATVERIIYFERFSSWDRLNRAVAYTFFA